In the genome of Arachis stenosperma cultivar V10309 chromosome 2, arast.V10309.gnm1.PFL2, whole genome shotgun sequence, the window CAAAattacaaaagataaaagagGGTCCATAGTTAAGTCCTCATAGTTTCACATAAATAAATTCCCAAGACTAGAACCAGTGTATAAGCAAAACAAACATATCAAAAGTTTTAGTCTAGTATGAGTATGCTAATTTTTTCTGCCCTTGACCTTTTCCATAGGTGGTAATCCTTCAGCCCGTCGCGTCAACGTCCTTGTGCTAGGTGCTGTGAGTATGCTAACACCTGATCATGCAATTGGTCCTCTGCAATGCAATGCAAGGTTATTTTCACTTTATaacaaggaaaaaaaaaacataacataacaaattaacaattaCATAATTCAACGACTAAAACCATATTCCCTACAAAAATAAGTAGAAACAATTCACAAACCCCTCCAGTGCGCACATTAAACACAGACCGACTCATACAAATGCTGCATTCAGCTTGAATTTAAGCGGACTCACAGATCAACTCATACAATTAAAAGCACAACAATTAGCAAGCCTTATTAAATTCACACAATTAAATTCGCGCTAACTTAATCAATTGCTAAACAACCAccaaaaaaaatgataatatcaACGAAGATTCAACAATGGTCAAGCAAGTTAACGTCAAATTAGATGCACATGGTCCACACAGATAcagtaaaaaaaagaaaaaaattaatttaaactgAGATGAAATCAAAACCAACAAACTTTTTCGTCCTTTTCCCGCGCTAAAGTTAAATCATCATGAATTGCAACAACATAAATGAACTACCTACTCCACAATCTCCGGAATGCTACCATCGCACCCAAAGCTTTCTCACCATGGTTAATCACTTATATCATCAACAAAATCTATCTATAATACAACACGCAACAGTGATAACCTTTCAAAAAATGAATAACGCCACATACTTACCTTAGATTGTTATGATCTTCCGCTGATGATGTTAGATGTTTGCCCTGTGACGAGCACGCGGCTGATTTTCTCGAATCGGATGTTCAGCTGCTCGGCGATGGCATTGCCCACGCGAGTAGAACTGTTCGAATGCTCGTTTCGGGGGTGAGCGCTCCTCTGCCTTCAGCTCTGATCGGAGGCGGAGGCGGACGGACTCTGGGTCGGTGACGGCGGGATGTTCAGCAGCCACTCTCCCTTTGGTTCTGATCGGAGGCGGAGCATGGACGGCCTCGGCGGCGGTCACGGCGGGGTGTTCTTGACGGCCACGGTGGGTGCGCTTCCGTTCCCTGTTCGCCTTCCGTGGTTGACGTTTGCGGCACTGACGGGTCTTCCTGGTCAAGGTTCTGCAACAATTGCAAGGGTTTTGGATAGGGAGTGAAACAGCCTCAACCTACTGTATTAGGATTTTGGGGAAAAACGTAATTACTTAAAATTTTGTGGTATGGTTAACTAAATAGCTATAATAGATTAGGGTTATTAATGGGTTAATTTACTCTATTAAACTAAATTGGGCTTTCTAAACGATCCATTGTAGCCATTGTAAACATATTTCATTGTCTCCCTAGCGTTACCCTTTCTTAAAAGCTTACCCAAACAAGCTCTATATAAGTCATAAGATATGAAGCAGAGAAACCGTAGCCTACAACACCACGCAACTTCTCTTGGTTTGGTAACAATGGAGAGTCCATGGGACACTGTGATACGAGACATGGATCTCTTAACGGAGATCCTTCTCCGATTGCCAGTGAAACAAGCGATTCAATGCAAATGCTTGTGCAAGAAATGGTTGTCAATCATCTCCAACCCCAAATTCCGTTATTCACACACTTGTAGTTTATATTCCAAGTACAATAACAAACCTCCACCCACTGCTCTCAGAATTTCGGAGACACGAAGGCCAAAAGAGCTTCTATTGTTCCCTTCCACACCAATAATAACAACGCCAACAAAATCTTCTTCCACTTTGATCTTGATCGACGCAAACTCATATCTTCTACTATTATACACTCTTGTAATGGTCTGTTACTTACACCCACACCCCAACCGGATTCAACAACTTTAGACTTACGAGTAGGATCCCACTTTCGCATATACAACCCAGCCATCAGCAATGACCACTGCGTTTATCTAGATTACCCCGTTGGCGATGTAGATTCCTCATATGATGATGATTTCTACATATTTGACCCTTTAGACTTGAAGGCTTATCTTGTTTTTAAACCTCTAAAACAACCTCTTTCTTACaaagttattttatttggtGAAATGGAAGCTCCGTTTGGACATTATTATAGTCGTCTCAATCAACTCAAACCCCGAATTGGGATTCGTTTGTATTCCTCAGAGACGTCTTGTTGGAGTAGTGTTGTTTGCAATCTTCCTAATGATTTACGTGTCCCAGAGGGAGTTTATTGCAATGGTGCTGTTCATTGGTTACGTTTAGATGATGACAATTCCGTTTATTTCGATGTCAATCGGCTTTGCTTTGATAAATTGCCTGCAGTCCCTGCATGTGTTGACTCAAATTTCAGAGCTCTTGGGTGTTAAGTATTTAGGAGAATGTAAAGGGAGGCTGCACTTGATTCTATCTGATAGTTTGGAGTTTGATATTTGGGAATTAGAGGAAGATTACTCTTCATGGGTTGCCAGATACCGTGTCAATCTTAATCGCATGCATGATGGGGAATCGGCCTTGTGCTGGAATCTTTCAAATAATCCATTTTATGTGTTAAATTTTGTTCTTCgccaagaagaagaggaggaggattCCATGCTTGTGTTGTTCCAAGATGGTAAAATAATGTCTTATAGCCTAAAAAATTATGGTTTGAAGGTTCTTTGTAAATTAGATAGAGTGCCTAGATCTGTTCATCACTACTTTGAGACTCTGTTATCTATTGGAAATTAATAGAGTTCGATGTAGAGCAAGTGCATTATTAGTTCATCCAACATTGGAGCAGTGATAAATGTAAAACTTCTTCTGTATGTtcttcaaataataaaaaaaataattttaaggtGGTTTTTGTTCTATTCTTTAAATGTAGAAATAACACTACACTAAATACATATGCTTGTTTAATGAATAATGGCTAGATTTAATTCATGCGTTGCTAGGAATTGGAAAAGTATCATTTTACACGAAGAACCAATTTTTGGTTTATGAAAAACACTATACACTGTTATTTCAAATAGCATAGTTGAAATTCAATTTTTCTtatatttgaaagaaaaaaaaggctgCGTCTAGTGAAAATTCAACGATGAAACAAGACACAAACGGAGGATGTATAGTCGTTAATATAAGTTGAGACATGAGTGAGCGATTGAAGAGGGATGATGATATATCAAGTAACACTTAAGTTgctaactaaaaataatgctgtcacacatacatatatatatataagattggatttatttattaattagtgGTAAAGCTGGAGTATATACATAAAGTTAgcttatttgatttaattaactGTTTTGAGCACAATTCTCTACACCAAACTGCAGCttattttttttggtataaAAAATGAACTTAAAGTCAACTTGTTGGTAGGCACCCAAGAAATTCACTTGCTGGTCTGGGACAATGTTGAAACAGAACCATTCTGTGTCCCGTTTTAGTTTCTGTTCAAAAACACTTTGAGGAGGTAAATCGAGATGAGCACCTCCTTTGAAGTAGTAATTGACACTTGGTATGTTGGCAGTAAATCCTTGTGGCTTCCTCATCCTCTTATAACAAATTTTGTCTTTAAAGGTTACAACATCCTTTTCAAAGTCCCCAGTTGCGGGTAATTAGAATGCTATCTAATTTATTCACAAGTTTTTCATGGGCACCATTCAGCATAAATGAATCAGTGGAGCCAAAGTCAACAACTAACTGCTGATCTCTAAGCTTCCTCCGATCAATCCGAAGCCTCTTGCCGTTTACTCCAAGGTCTTCCAGCTGCAGAACAAAGTGATTTTTAGTTGCCCTTGTCATAAGAAGATCCACCGTCTGGAACCTTGTTAACGGCTTCACTTCTGAGCCAAACCTCAGGTAGGTTGATGGAGGGTTTTTCATATATCGCGGAACCATGCAGAATGAAAATTTCTTTGCTTTATATTGGCTTAGAAAAGAGCGGGGACCAGGGCTCATGCCAAAAGTACCTGCTATCTGATAAGCATCACCAGCATTACCATCATCATCATAGTTCTTATAACCGCATCCGAAGACAATCCCTTTCACCGCCTCCGTACCACTTCGAAGTAGAGAGGAATCTGAAGGTCTCACTGGAAAGCACGCCTGTGCTGTTGATGGATCTAGTTTTGTACTTCACCGTGTATATGCAGTGGCCTTTTTCGTTGGAGCGACTGTATTTGCAAAGGAGGTGACTTGAAGGCAGAGGTTGGTAGGTTCTTGACTTGCTATCCGTAAACGGTTGTTCTTTCTGAGGATAGCACCTATGGTTTTCATCTTGAATCTTGCATTCCTCACACTGAATCCATATTAAGTCGGATCCAGTGTCCAATGCTAACGGATAAGATTTGTAAGCGACATCACCCTCGATGTCGATGGTACCAATACCAATCTTTACTACCACATCTTGTTTATATGGGGAAACTAAGGGATTTACAAGGTTATAATGATAAAATAGAGATTTTGGCGAATGGGGTGGAATGAGCTCGAGGGACAAGTCACCACTTAGTGACGGTAGTGGTGGAAGAAGGGGTGATGACATTGATGATAAAACCATGAggatgaggaagaggaagaaagctaaaatcatcattttctttAACAGTGGCGATGCCATATATAAATTATGTATTGTTCTGCACGTATATAATAACCACActacacacatatatataggCAAGCAACATCATGGTATCATATCAATTACAACTTTACAAGTGCTTTAATTAATGGTAAGGACTAGGACACAAATTCAGAAACTGGTGTGACATTTATGATTTAACAATTCTTTAGCTAATTATAGAAAAAATGTGGTAACCAGCTAATTTGGTAGCTGAAGTCATCTAATATGTTCATGGATTATTTTCAGAGTTAACATCTATTGGCCATCTAACAtaactctaaaaataatccatgAACATATTAGATGACTTCAGCTACCAAATTAGCTGGTTACCACATTTTTTCTATAATTAGCTAAAGAATTGTTAAATCATAAATGTCACACCAGTTTCTGAATTTGTGTCCTAGTCCTTACCATTAATTAAAGCACTTGTAAAGTTGTAATTGATATGATACCATGATGTTGCTTGcctatatatatgtgtgtagTGTGGTTATTATATACGTGCAGAACAATACCTAATTTATATATGGCATCGCCACTGTTAATGAAAATGATAATTTTAgctttcttcctcttcctcatccTCATGGTTTTATCATCAATGTCATCACCCCTTCCTCCACCACCACCGTCACTAAATGATGGCTTGTCCCTCGAGCTCATCCCACCCCATTCCCCAAAACCCCCATTTTATCATTCTATCCTTGTAAATCCCTTGGTTTCCCCATATAAATAAGACGTGGTAGTAAAGATTGGTATTGGTACCATCGACATCGAGGGTGATGTCGCTTACAAATCTTATCTGTTAGTATTGGACACTGGATCCAACTTAATATGGATTCAGTGTGAGAAATGCAAGATTCAAGATGAAAACCATAGGTACTATCCTCAGAAAGAAGAACCGTTTCCGGATAGCAAGTCAAGAACCTACCAACCTCAGCCTTCAAGTCACCCCTCTGCAAACACAGTCGCTCCGACGAAAAAGGCCACTGCATATACACAATGAAGTACAAAACTGGATCCATTAACAGCACAGGCGTGCTTTCCAGTGAGACCTTCAGATTCCTCTCTACTTCGTCACCAAGTGATACGGAGGCGGTGAAAGGGATTGTCTTCGGGTGCGGTTATAAAAACTATGACGATGATGGTAATGCTGGTGATGCTTATCAGATAGCAGGGACTTTTGGCATGAGCCCTGGTCCCCGCTCTTTTCTAAGCCAATATAaagcaaaaaaaatttcattctGCATGGTTCCGCGCTATGTGAAAAACCCTCCATCAACCTACCTGAGGTTTGGCTCAGAAGTGAAGCCGTTAACAAGGTTTCAGACGGTGGATCTTCTTATGACAAGGGCAACTAAAAATCACTTTGTTCTACAGCTGGAAGACCTTGGAGTAAACGGCAAGAGGCTTCGGATTGATCGGAGAAAGCTTGGAGATCAGCAGTTAGTTGTTGACTCTGGCTCCACTGATTCATTTATACTGAACGGTGCCCATGAAAAACTTGTGAGTAAATTAGATAGCATTCTAATTACCGCAACTGGGGACTTTGAAAAGGATGTTGTAACCTTTAAAGACAAAATTTGTCATAATAGGATGAAGTAGCCACAAGGATTTACTGTCAACATACAAGTGTCAATTACTACTTCAAAGGAGGTGCTCATCTCGATTTACCTcctcaaaatatttttgaacaGAAACTAAAACAGGACACAAAATGGTTCTGTTTTAACATTGTCCCAGACCAGCAAGTGAATTTCTTCGGTGCCTACCAACAAGCTGACTTTAAGTTCATTTTTGATACCAAGAAAAATAAGCTGCAATTTGGTCCAGAGAATTATGCTCAAAACagttaattaaatcaaataagcTGACTTTATGTATATGCTCCAACTTTACcactaattaataaataaatccaatcttatatatatatatgtgtgtgtgtgtaacaGCATTATTGCATTGCATTATTTCTAGCTAGCAACTTAAGTGTTACTTGATATATCATCATCCCTCTTCAATCGCTCACTCATATCTCAACTTATATTAACGACTATACATCCTCGTTTGTGTCTTGTTTCATCGTTGAATTTTCACCAAACGcagccttttttttctttcaaatataAGAAAAATTGAATTTCAACTATACTATTTGAAATAACAGTGCATAGTGTTTTTCATAAACCAAAAATGAGTTTTTCGTGTAAAATGATACTTTTCCAATTCCTAACAACGCATGAATTAAATCTAGCCATTATtcatatgattaaaaatatatcaatGAAAAAACTTCAATCTTTTATAACTATTTTTCATATGAAAAAACTTCAATCttttttttgtctctttttttctttctttcttttctatttagtcaccaaaaaaaaattaatttagacAAATAAAACTAATGATACTCAATAGAATCTTAAAATATAATCGTGACGACAACATGAATAGCGATCCACGTGTAAAATATGATAACCAAATGTTATGGAATTTTTGGCATTTGCACAGAACTGTTGGCGTCACATGCATAAACTAATAAGTACTATTTTTCTACTAAATTTACCATATCTTTCCTAAATCCTaataattattctattatttttaataacacaataacaaaaatataacaaatatattTGAATAGACTTTATCCAAATTTCATAAATAAAGTatataaaaccttatttaaaaACTGTATTTATGTCCATccaagatatattttttttagaaaatagaaatttttttataacatcACAATATTAATTGTACCATtatcaataattttaatttattgattttattttaagcCAGATTGACGACGGAAATTCATGTGAAAATGATAACAAAACAAAGAAGATGTCGTTATCAGTAATGTTTTTAATGGcatcttcttatcttttaatCTTCACATGTAAGTCTCTTTCATCAATCTCGTATAAAATAAAaccaataatttaaaataagtaaaaacaatataattaatattgtaatgtcacaaaaaatttcaattccaaataaaaaatatttgaaatgaataataaaacaatttttaaataaaagttcATGGACGGTACACAAAATTTGGGCAAATACTTATCTAATATATTAGTCACATTTTCACTATTATcctattaaaaaataagtctTATAAATCAGATATATGACTCCAATAGTTTCGTACAAATGCCAAGAATTTTTTTCTATCATATTTTATCCGTCAATTCGTTATCATGTTGTTAATACAATTATATGTCAAAATTCCATGAAGCACGGTCATTTTAGCTTTATTTGTCTAAATTAATCGGGAGAGAATATTAGcttcaattgtttttttttttcaacatcTACTGAATTcttcaaaacaaacaaaaatagatacaaaaaattaatttttttttcatatgatAAAATACATATGAATAATACCACAATGTAttcttataaaaataaatataaaataaaaataaagattgaCCACACAAAAAGAATTGGTAGGAACGTCGGCTTCTAAAAAAAAGCAAATCAAGATGCCAACATTAAGGAAACAGATTCATAAAGTTTTCAATAGCTGTCAATACAAAATCACGcatcatctttatttttcatttttcttgtaATATCTCCAGCATATGATTGACTTCCAAAAAAAACACCCAACAAACAATTACGACTATtacataaaacaaaattttccaACCCAAATTGTTCAACATACTTCTTTAAATAGTATGTCCGAGAGAGAAGTCATATATCTTAAAATATGTCATCATAATTACTTTTCatgtaaaaataaattctaatattaaGTATCTGAAATATTCATTAATAAAGCAAATCGATCCTAGTAAAAAGCAAATCAATCCTAGTAAAAGGAAAACCCTTCcccttaaataaataaatattatctcggaaaaaaaaaatcgaTATGATTCAACCTCTTGTAAATATACAGGAAAATCATTTCGAATTTCTTTTGCTTTTAACTTATGAACAAATTCTAAATTGAAAATTAAGTTATAAACACGGTAACTACTAGTTCTATCTTCTAATTCTACTGcattgtatatatttttatttcataaaaCACGTTTTAATGTATTCATCACAATCtacaaacaaaactaaaaaaacTTTTATAATAGAAGTCAAAATCAATCTAtatagtcaaatcagtcaaataaATTGTTGCTAATTCAATGTCAAAACAACTAAAACAGACATTCAAACATCCTAATATcctgtaaaaaaaaatactaacaaaGACAAACCATAACCAATATTGTGAGAAAATTCAATGATGAATGATCATTACATGTAATGCTCAAACCCTAGACACAGAACACCTAAATTGGTCGGTATGACTTTGACTTCCTATAACAGTATGATCCTCAAAACCTTTTCCCCATTTGCATAAAAACAAACATCAAACcaaataaaatccaaaaaatggAGACTAAACACAACAATATAATAAAGAAGAACTAATAAAACAAAACATCAAACGCCTCATTAAAACCCAAAAACAGAACATCTCCCTTTGCACATTTGCATGACAGAACAGAACATTAAACCAAATGAAATCCAAACACTGCTCTGAACAATTAAATCAAACCATAAATACCAATCAACAAAACTTAAACAAAATCAAAACCCTAATCGTGAATGctcaacaaaaattaaagaaaaagcaaaacagTTACAGATATAATGAGCATAGGTAGAACTACCAATATTATAcctgcgccgctccctgttttgttggaggatccgtctacatagagttcccatgtagccggtttttcctcttgttctcctgcatattccgcaatgaagtcggcgaggcattgggctttgattgctgtccgagtt includes:
- the LOC130963627 gene encoding aspartic proteinase nepenthesin-1-like; this encodes MQWPFSSERLCLQRGDLKAEVGRFLTCYPETVLLSEDSTYGFHLESCISHTESILSWIQCPILTDKIFSPYKQDVVVKIGIGTIDIEGDVAYKSYPLALDTGSDLIWIQCEECKIQDENHRCYPQKEQPFTDSKSRTYQPLPSSHLLCKYSRSNEKGHCIYTVNGTEAVKGIVFGCGYKNYDDDGNAGDAYQIAGTFGMSPGPRSFLSQYKAKKFSFCMVPRYMKNPPSTYLRFGSEVKPLTRFQTVDLLMTRATKNHFVLQLEDLGVNGKRLRIDRRKLRDQQLVVDFGSTDSFMLNGAHEKLVNKLDSILITRNWGL
- the LOC130963628 gene encoding aspartic proteinase nepenthesin-1-like, whose protein sequence is MKYKTGSINSTGVLSSETFRFLSTSSPSDTEAVKGIVFGCGYKNYDDDGNAGDAYQIAGTFGMSPGPRSFLSQYKAKKISFCMVPRYVKNPPSTYLRFGSEVKPLTRFQTVDLLMTRATKNHFVLQLEDLGVNGKRLRIDRRKLGDQQLVVDSGSTDSFILNGAHEKLVSKLDSILITATGDFEKDVVTFKDKICHNRMK